ACATAGAATGCTATAAGACATCATGACCAAAATATACTGGCAAAAGTTACAcaagactaaaaaaaacatcagtaacCCTCAGTGGTTAAGGGGatgatataatatattaataatgtaaacaaCGTTTTAAACAGCACAGTAGTCCGAAATccaattatttcattttgcttcACTCAGACAAACAACATTTCTTGGCCTCACAGTTAATGGTTTCTTCATTCTCATTGgtccaaaaaacatttgtgacTTGAGCAGTGACTCTATGAAACGTCACTTAAGGCATATTCTTTGGACAACCCTGTGcagaaacatataaaaaaattccACTTTCAAGTATAGGGAATAAGCTGGTCAGCTGCTTTGACAGTGTGTTACCTTTTCTTTGATTATCCTTTTGGTTTGGGGGCAAGAGATGGCAGATTGAGTGAGTTTAATGTGTGGAGGGTAGCCAATACCATCAATGTAGTGTACATTCAGCCTCAGAACATTGAACCAGGAGGTGAAAGCCCAGGCACAGTCAGCGGCAGGATTTGCAGTGAAGAGGCTTTCTTATTACACAGCATTTAGTGACGTATGTGATTATGCTTAAAATACCCAGTATTCAAGTCTGTATATGCCTAAATACTAAACATAAGTAATTAATGTTGCTCTGTCTGATTGGCATTAAACATTAACAGGTGAGTTGAACAATGAAACCCTGTGGCAAGTCACATAGGTGTGTTCTGGATAACAGACCTGCTTCATAGTTATATATTTCAGACATCATAGAACATCCTTTCAAGAACTACATTCTTGAAAGGACAGCTTGTACTTTTCTTTAGTTGTGAATAAAGTCTTTGGATAAATTAATGGGTCAGTCATTTAGAGACTAAAACCATACTCATACAGCTCCCAATCAGAAGGATTATCAATGCCACATAAATATCTTCAGAGgcacaacagagagagagagggagagagagagtcccCATTTGCAGTTGAAATCATCGATGATGAAAATCCAATACAGGCCAACCTCTTTGTTAATATTTCTTCTATGTAGAGAGTTGTCTTGTCAATGAGCTTTGTGGAGTTTGAGAGGCATAGCAGGCAATGAGGGACAAGGAAAGGGAAAGGAAAAGGCAAGGGGCAGCTGAGCATGCCTTTGGTGGCAACATAAGTTAATGCCAAAAATACACGGTGAACTTGGAGAATAGCTTTGTCCCTTCAAGCAACCTTTAAAACCCTGAGATAAACCTGTATGTCCAGAATGGGACATACTATAGTCAAAGTACATATGTATGAATAGCTACAATCTTCAAATGGTCACATCCTTGATCTGAGAGCGTCCATTTCGGTGAACATCAAAACTAATAAAGTTTCAGCtaggctttttttttccacagcaaATACTTTTTCAGTAGAACATAAGTTGAAGTGGAGAGAAGCCCAGCTACAATCAAGCGTTAAAACAAGCATTGACCCAGGCGTAGTGCACTGTGGCTGTACAAATCAAAGGAAAGCCATATTAGGTGGCCATGTGTCCACTCGTGGGGCACTTTGGATCTTGTGCTCCAGCATATCCATTCTGACCTTCCATTGGAATGAATTGTAAATGCTGGTTGGTTTGGAATTAAATCTATCctcattttggattttgtttctGCAGAAGAGCAGTTAATCCATGTTATGTCAGGTTCAAACATGGCGGCCAGTCAGGAAGTAGAGGGGCCGGTCCTCACTGCAGTTGGCCGTCTGAAACTCGTCCCGCAGGCGGAACTGCCACTCGTCCTCCAGCTCTAATCTGATGACGGTCTGACGCAGGGAACTTCGGTCCTGGCAGATTACGCAGAGAGTGGCACCTGTGGAAACAATcagggtaaaaaacaaaatctgaaagCCCCCGCTAGTATCCCTTAGAGGCTGTACTGCTTTCTAAATCTACACAGACTAATGATTGTTTCTAATTGACTAATATATCTGGTCATATGCAATAACTCATTGGTATAAGAAGAATGTGTTAACATGCACAGAAAGACACAGGAATGTATATTGACGTGCCCCAGACAGTAGTGTCACATACCCCGTGAATCAATCTGGTGTAAAATCACTTGAGGCACAGTACATGATATAACAACAGAGACAATAACAGAAGCAGTGGCAATAACTAGGACTGCATTGACGTGTCACCTTTCAGGAAGCGGAATTTCTTGAGGAGTCCAGATACGACGAAAGAGTCACAAAGGTAAAGCAGGAGGCCGCTGAACAGCAGGCCCTGATGGTTCAAGTTGGTGGAGTGTGGACGAGAGTTGATGTAGCACACAGAAATCTGGGACAGAAGATATGACAAGATACACCTCATTAATTCCACCTAAGTGGACTAAAGGAAACAAGCTAAGCCAATTTATAAGTTGCATTTTGTGcatcataatttattttccatgtcaggagaaaacaccagaaatGTGTCTAGGCATGCAAAGAATTGAAGCTGTGCATAGTGTGTCCTCTCATATGCACAAATGTACGGTACAAATATACACAGTTAGCATTCAGTGTATGCACATGTGCGTGTATGCAGGTCAGAACAGATGGTGGAATTGTGCAACATGTTTCTTTGGCAAGTTCTACAAACTTTAGGCttataaaaacaattgagataaaCTAAGTCAGCAGGTGTTTGTTAGTTTGTTCATGGTCAATACATTAAGATTCCCCTGAAACAGTTGCACGGTATTTACAATGGTTTTCACATAATTTGTCCCTTAGGTCTTCTTCTAGGGTTAAGTTAAAGGAATGATGCTAATAGCCTTCTCTCTTGCTTTCAACTGCAACCCCCTGGGAGCGCTCACCTCCGGGCTGATGTTGAGGTAGCTGTCGATGGCCAAAACTGGGTTGTTCCTGTTCTGAACCGCTTTCGGAAACAGTCTGTGGCTACAGCTTTGCAGGAACCTTTCAAGCAAGTACTGGGCCGGCGCGTCAAGCAGGGTCTGCTCACTGTCTGGGGCGCAAACATACTGCGACGGACTGATTGCGGCGGCGTTTTCTATTTCCTGGGGATAGAAGAAAATAGTTTAATGTTAGATGGTGTCTCATACTAATGCATTCACTAGAAACCAACTGAAAACTAGGCATACACCCACCATGAGTTTAGGTTTGACCACGAAGTCATGGTTTCCCCCAACTGGAATGTGTTTCTTCAATAGGCTAAAGCAGTTAAAGCGACACAGCAGCAGCCCACTGCTGTTCACCCTTAGATTAAAGTCCACTTCCTCACAGCTATACCTACACATAAGACCAAAGTAGAAAGATCAGGAGATTGAGACACAGCACAAATCACCAAATGTGTGACTAATTCACACAATCCTCTACAAACGTACCGATTGAGGTCATATTGAACATTCTGTGTCAGGTCCACATTAAGCATGACAAAGTCATGGAGGTGACACCGGCTGAAGGGTTGGCTGGGAGATTTGCCAGCCAGGCTGCTGCTCCACCTGCGTGTGCCGCACATTGCATACAGGGAGATCTTCGGTGTGTTTTCCATATGCTGCAGCACTGTCTTCAGGGACACATTAGTTCCATCTGATGTCTcactaagaaagaaaaaggaggacaggGCACACATGAGAAGCTTTTTTTGGGGCAACACAATTTAAAAGTCACATCTTTTTTGCCCTTTCCTTCAGGGTCTCTAGACATataataacatgttttaatcGCGGTTATagcaaaaactaaaagtttgcttgaagggggaaaaaataataatagaataataataactcTTAAAACTCCTCTCTCTGCAAATTTtacaaatcaaaaagaaaaacaattcaacctgctgtctgctgtctggTGGGTGTTCCACAGCACGCAGGAGTCGTCCATCATGACAATGAAAGGCCAGACATCTTGCCTATGGACACCTTGCTCCTCGAGTCTATTTCTCTCCAACTCCAGGTTATGATATGACAGCTCTTTGATCATGAAGCGAGCAGCACCTTGAACAGACAGGAGCACATGTGTCAATATTTTGCGTTTATACTTTATCAAAACTACAGTGCACGTCATCACAGTACTGCAGGAGGTAATAAGTGCAAATAAGAGtgcaaaaaaacacttgcaGTTCAGAAAATTCATGTTCTATAAAAAGCAAAGAGTTCCGTGTTGTATCAGTTTATCCTGAACAGAACAGTTGGCATGCAGGCATTGGGACATGGCTTTGACTTCAGTTAAGTTACACCCATTTCAGACAGGCCACGCACCTGATTGGCTGATTTACAAATCAGATTATTGTGCTGCAGAAAAAACTCGACTGCCTGTAATAAATATGTGACCAGGGTGGCTCTCTCACTGAAATAAAACCCCTAATTATCAGCAGGGAGATAAGTTGAAAGGTGACGTAGACTTAAAGGTACCCTGTAAAGTCTTTGAGCACTAGTAGTGCTATAAAGCAATGTTTTTATGAGTGGATGTTTGGTTTGTATCGTGCACACACAAGGATGTGTGGTCCTGCATTTTGGTGGGAAACACCTGAACAAAACTCCACAGGGCACATTTAaacttatttatgtttttttcttgtttggtgTTTTGAATCAGTGACACATTGGGGGAAATTTTATAAAGTTAATGCATCCATATATTGAAAAATGAcattcttaaaaatacattttagtttagttaggCCAGTAAGCTGCTCACCAACTCCTGCGCTGTTGAACATAGCTGGCAGGACAAGCAGGATGTGGTTGGGCCAGTACTTTCTGTATTGGGGCATCTCAAATTGCTTGACCACCAGAATATGCAGATGAACGGCGCCCTCCATGGCATGGAAAATGTTGAGCAGGCCGTGCTCTTGGCGTCCTGTAGTCGGGGTGAAGATTGGACTCTTGAACACATCAGGGTTctagagacaaacacagagagaagaaagtagagcaaaaacaaaagcgtAGTTGTGTAGTAGAAGTTGTgagcaaaatacaaatatttaatacATTGATTTGTGAAGCCTCATTTCAAGCTTTAGCGGAAATAACtaaacatcccccccccccacctcccctctCCAGACATATAGGTGtaccaacacacagacacacataatcCTACATGTATCTAGTAAACTAACCTTGGTGGAGACCAGAGGTAGGCGCATGCTCTCCAAGTGGCTGCCCTGCTGACTGAAGACAAAGTGCTGCTCCTTGGCTTTGGGAATGACAAACTGGAGCTGGACTTCCTCCCCCAGCATGGACGAGCAGAAGGTGAAGGCATGGAAGGTGCACTCCGACAGctatgacacacacatgcagtattaAGACCGAGAGATCACCTTTAAGCATGGCTACAGATGGCAAAAAAGCTCTCAAGCTTTCAAGTGTCAATGTATTGAGACATGTTAGGATATTTATATGTGCATCTACTGTATAAGTCAGCAATGTTTGGAGTTAGTCAAGTCCAAAGAAGGCAGCAGACAAGTGCATTAGATGTGTGATGTGAGCCTGTGCACTCACCTGTGTGGCAGGGCCTGCTTCACAGTAGTGGTGACACTGTTCACAGTGATGAAAGGCATTGTGGGCCGCAAACCTGCTTAGACGTATGGACTTGGTCACTCGTTTGGCTGGTGTTTGGCTCTCGCCTTCTTGCTTAAaatctgcacacaaaaaaaaacatgttcacattCCTACTTTGAGATAAGCTTGTTTAACTTAATATGAAAGTAACACCCATGTTATATTTACACTGGCAGATTAAATGTGACTGACGCTGCTGAGTGTTTGCATATTTCTGCTGACCTTTTAAGCATGTTGGCATCTTGTCAGTGTAAACAGGGCTTGCCATCCTGAATTTAGGGTCCCGGGGGTAGGGGTCAAAGGGCAGCTTTTGCACTTCCTCAATGTCAGGCAACTGGGTATAAACTAGAGTTGTGACCTCTGATGTTTCTGGGGATGAAAAGAACATGAAAAGATGAGGAAAAAGACAATCTGACATTTGGTTCCTTATTATGTCTATGGTGTGTTTAAAACCATGAGCTCAGAATAAATTAGTCAGTAAAGTCCCAATGAGCTTTACCttgttcctcctcttcttcctcatcatACACATCTACCTCCAACAATCTGATGAGCATTCGAAACAGGATACGAAGAAACTGCAGATAGGCACCAGTTTTTCCCACCTAACAAAGAACATGAAATAAATCCCTGAATTGTTACAAAGACCCTTAAACGCACATGCATAATTAATATAATACACATATTAGTATTTATAGGCACCTGTGGGGGTCCACTGAGTAGCAGGCGTCGTGGATGTGGCACAGATGGAGCTTCATAATCGGCGTGATGTTGCCTGGCGATGGTCCACTGGCGGTAGTAGATGCTCTGCTCCGCCCCCTGCAGGTTGTGAGTGATGAGGGGCCTCAAGGGGCTACTCCAGGCTACATCTGCATGAGGCAGCAGGGAGAAGGAGCTCAGCTGACTCCCAGACTCCCCCGCCAGCAGGTTGTAAGCTGCCCGTGACAAAATAACTGTCCGCGGTGACACCCGAGCAGGCTTAGAGTCTCGACTACACTGTGTGGACTGGCTGGGTCTctgggtggaggaggaagatggggagggcgaggaagaggaggaactAGAGTAAAGAGATGGAGGGGCTTTGGAGGGATTGGAGGAGAGTTGGCTTGCAGGGGAATCGCACTCCTGCTTGAAGCCTTGTGTTAATGTTACTGTGCTTATGTCGGAGGTGATGGCACCTTCGGGTGggcaggtggaggtggagggctTCTGGCAAGAGTCGGCAACGTCAGATGAACTGACACCATTCTCTGGGAAAGAGCCTGAGTGGAGACATGAAGAGAGCACAAGGATACCTTTTGAAGAAAATTACTTAAAGTCAAATTCTGGAGTTTGCAACTTGAATCCTACGACTCAGTATGTCAATGAGGTCAGGGGCTCACCAGAGGTTCTGGTCGCAGCGCTGCCGTTGCTCTGAGGCCTTTCAAGCTCTTCTCCATCATTCAAGCTGGTAGTGGTCTTTTCTCCTTCGGATTCCCGAGGGGCCATGGCATTTTTGGGCTCCTGGACCACGCCCATGGAAACGTAGGTGCAGGCCAGCCCCACCTCCTGCTCCAGAGCTGTCCGACTCAGGTAGCTGGAGTCTATCAGACGCAGGTCGCAGTATTTCAGAGACCTAGAAAGGTAAAAGTGCAAAAGATTGTTTCATAGAAGGATTATAGCCTATATCTATATTCTCatctacatttctttaatttagaaaaaaacacattttaggcCAAAATGTACTTATTTGTTAATTGTACATAATCAAGGAACTAATATAAATGGGCCTCTCTTGTAGAGAAGACAACCCACACAATGTGAATGTAGACGTGTAAGCTAACACTtggagggtaaaaaaaaggtcacagtaaCTGCAAACCAAGAGGAATTATAGATGAGCTTAAAGGCAACATACTCCACTGGGGGAGCTTACCTGGGAAAGGTTTCTCCAAGAGGGTCCTTTCCTGTGAGGATGACGATGCAGGGCAGCCCTTCCAGATCCTCATAAGTGTGCGGTACCCAGTCCCCATTCTCACAGCCTCTCCAGGTCTACAGCATAACACAAGTATTGCATAATGTTTATTGTTCAGTTACTTAAGCATCATTTAGAACTAGACCAATACAGCCTTCCAGGCTGACGCAggacaaatttaatttaaaaatgaattaaaagtgAATTCTGAGAATTGAGTCACATCCCAGATGATCACTCCAGATTTCTCTGTAAAAGTGAATTTCATTTAAATCCTGATACCTTTTCAAACAATACTGAACTTGAATGTTTCACTCATGGATCTGATTTCCTTAACACATCTTGCTTGAATAAACCACAGTcactttatataaatatttaaaacgtTTGGTaaaattacacaataaaaaGACTCATGTGACTCTGGTTGCATGGCATTCTCACCTTGAGGCGGCTGGTGAAGTTTCTGTGCAGGTTGAGTTCCGAGGCCGGGCTTCCTAGCAGCACGGCAAAGCACAACTGGAGGCCCAGTTTGTCCCTAACATCCTCTAGTCGTTCCCGGGCCAGCATTGCCAGCTGTAGTGAGGGGACTCGAACCAACAGCATGTGGCCACGGCCCTGGGAGCCCTCTCTGCTTGGTGCGTTGATTAGGTCCTCCACCATGGCCAGGGTCTCTGGGGTTATGTGGTCTCTAAGCGACGGAGAGGAGGTCAGGGCCATCATGGCCTCAGTGTACTGCTGAATCAGCAGGTAACTGCGGATCACCATGCTGTGAAGGTGAGGATGTCTGGGACACAAATCGGGACTTTGTAAGTTCGAGCTTTATAGCTGAATATGATGTATTTTTTCAACAGGCAAAATATGTATACAGGTTTGTTATCTTTAACTACTCACTGCCTGTAATTGCCATTTGAAAATACACATCTGTAAGATTTGGATTGACAATATTTCTCACAATTATTAGTAACACCATAATCACCTTTCCAGCAGTGTGTGGACCATCTTCTCAAAGGCGTCATCGCAACGCAGAATGGGGCTGGCAACACCCCACTGCAGGGAGCTGCTGTAGTCCCTCAGGCCAAAGTAGAGCAACTCATTAGGAGACTGTTCCCCCTGCTGGATGAAAGTTACAATATAGTGAAAAAATggcattattttttaaatgtcaatactTTTCGATTTTTTCCAATTTATACAATGACTATACTGCATCTAATTTAGTGATGAAAAGCAGAACTAGTCTACTAAGCATATAACTAGTCTCTTCTCATTGCATTATGCTTAATCTGAAAGCTTAGTGAGTGCTTTCACTTCATTGTTATATTACACGGCTCTCTTGAATGACCACTTCATATCTTTTTTCACATGTATCGCCTTCAAATGAAGTAATGTCTACCTGCCATCTATCATCAACAGTTGCATGTGTCTATGGAACAAAAAGTAAGGATTTGAGTAAACTTTTTTACGCTGCCTGAATATTATGCAgtgattcaaattaaattattcaaGGAATGTCCAAAAGAATTTACCTAGTTTTGTGGAGCTCTTTTTTCTCCTGTTCGACCTGTCTCAGTTTATCTATCTCAGTTATcggtttgtttgtctgtaaaTAATACCATCCAGCTGATACTTCAATATTATGTGCTATTCAAATTCACCTCAAATAATAATGAGAATAACTAGCACAACATGACTTAATACCCTTCTGGTCTGAGACTCTAAATTCTGTTcatgtatttaaataataatatgatacaAGCTTAAATGTAATTAGGAGGGACCTAAACCCCAATTATGAAATACGTGTTAACAGAAttagaacaaaacacacaatgacCTGAAACCAGAATAAATATTTGAAGATATTTGAACAGCACCATACTGGTATAGTGTAGCATTAGCAAAAAtcagtttgtttaattttaaacattatatCTTGGGGTGCCCCAGTAACCATGAACTACTATAAATACTATTTCTAGGCATAGTTCTATTATCTTtactgtgactattattgccattGCTCATCACACCACATCAGACACcccctaccatgagcctgggtctgtctgaggtttcatcctaaaaggagtttttcttCACCattgtcgcactaaatgcttgctctttggggaattactggaattgttagGTCTTGGTAAATTAtcgacctactctatctgtaaagtaaaatctgtcttgagataactcttgttatttgatactataaataaaaagaaattgaagatATCTCATTTATTATCTCAAAAGTCATCATTGAGTTGCCTCTTTTTTTAGTGTAAGTGCACTTTATGTCCACCAGGTAGAGTAGCTACCCCACAGCTGTTACACACTCGCCTCTGCATGCTGCCATAACAAAATTCAGACATGAAATAGCTTTAATGCTACAATATCAATAATATGTGTGACTTTCACTGAACTATGCCCCTTTACAAGAATAAAGTATTAGACAGCCGTTAATAACGACTTGCTGAGGACGTTTGGGATGTTAAAATAATACTCACCAGACTTTCATTGGAGGGCCAGTGAACTTCGTTGTGGATGCTGATGCGGGACTGGCGGGTCTGCAGCGTGTGCGGGAAGCAGCTGACCTGCAGGACCAGGAGATTCATGGCATCCAGGACTTCCTGGCAGTTCACCACCCGGTCAGCCAAACCCTGCAGCTCGCCGTGGCACACGGAGCCTGACAGAGCACTGGAGAAGAAGTGTTTAAAACATGTGAGGGGCATTCAAGATTCCAGTTCAAATCATGCCATAGCTATtaataacattaaacatttatgCAAGTAACAACTCCATTGGTGACTTGGATAGTGAAGGTTTTAATATTTGCTTTGCAAACAGTGTGTAATTTCCAAGAAAAACTCTctggaaaacaggaagtgatgtctgTTATGTTTCAGGCGGTAACAGCAGTTTGCTTGGAATAAGATCTTGGAGGCTGGCAGCAGTAGCAACCATATCTgaacagaaaattaaaatacctaaaaatgtcaaactgcaTCAACACCAAATCCAGCAAACACTGTGGACCAAATATCCATTTGAACCACATACTGAATGTCTAAAAAAGactagaaaacaaacaaacaaacatagatCTCAAATTATGTATATTTAACCCAAATAAAAAGGTTGGAGATACATGG
The window above is part of the Etheostoma cragini isolate CJK2018 chromosome 12, CSU_Ecrag_1.0, whole genome shotgun sequence genome. Proteins encoded here:
- the greb1l gene encoding GREB1-like protein isoform X2 — translated: MGNSYAGQLKSARFEEALHNSIEASLRSSSGDPQPIFTQLYLEPESFPGNMEDTKSKADLHVGEPAGQELMNGHSSNDQEELEDDDDSDSSSPPLPYLQTAAPDDCCTLDGFCQAGKDLRLVSTATESIEVPAGFELVGAKSPSVPEHILVCAVDRRFLPDENGKNALLGFSGNCVGCGEKGFRYFTEFSNHINLKLSTQPKKQKHLKYYLVKNSQGALCKGPLICWKDCKTRQFSSSASTSKPSSSSSLSSKENGGASGHSSSPFSLSDSPDTRTMQVSSIFFGSQDLGRDCSFPKPLSSPSGNKTLPIVPTALRMNGPTNSLGVDGRPPLLSPSVVSLGPPGHVYRNADLGDSPVSTAMNSGPPKKRHRSWHPNSLVPVPPTAVPVPAIRPMACSPGSVLGVSSPQPPVTGVIQPQPVSAGETVIVPDNLLSSSGVRPVILIGHGTLPYFYGNVGDIVVSPLLVSCYNNSQLTEKTLETLGLNSSQLLCVETMILLTLQYLARLGSVQIPLREELEQIVLKAMLCCPRGPAISPTQLPWLARLESSVSGGSVQVMVTHNSLGEGIAESLRSLSEGPHNQKCLPTYVVIICASKMSGSEFCVLVLGKYQARALAEGMLTTNEFLKEISYELITGKVSILASHFKTTSLGDNLDKQLVRYQRRRKGQVIQPFHSDVTYHIHSQEAASMSPPSDRAELLCKVFQIYPTQLSVARSLLSQVCSIADSGTQNLDLGRFCKVDFLVLVPPSHILVHQTAQRIRQSGVLVDLGIEDVCTAHQKSDKYVVRLDGEVHAKMEAFMRKVKQNPYTLYVLIHDNSHVDLTSALSGSVCHGELQGLADRVVNCQEVLDAMNLLVLQVSCFPHTLQTRQSRISIHNEVHWPSNESLGEQSPNELLYFGLRDYSSSLQWGVASPILRCDDAFEKMVHTLLERHPHLHSMVIRSYLLIQQYTEAMMALTSSPSLRDHITPETLAMVEDLINAPSREGSQGRGHMLLVRVPSLQLAMLARERLEDVRDKLGLQLCFAVLLGSPASELNLHRNFTSRLKTWRGCENGDWVPHTYEDLEGLPCIVILTGKDPLGETFPRSLKYCDLRLIDSSYLSRTALEQEVGLACTYVSMGVVQEPKNAMAPRESEGEKTTTSLNDGEELERPQSNGSAATRTSGSFPENGVSSSDVADSCQKPSTSTCPPEGAITSDISTVTLTQGFKQECDSPASQLSSNPSKAPPSLYSSSSSSSPSPSSSSTQRPSQSTQCSRDSKPARVSPRTVILSRAAYNLLAGESGSQLSSFSLLPHADVAWSSPLRPLITHNLQGAEQSIYYRQWTIARQHHADYEAPSVPHPRRLLLSGPPQVGKTGAYLQFLRILFRMLIRLLEVDVYDEEEEEEQETSEVTTLVYTQLPDIEEVQKLPFDPYPRDPKFRMASPVYTDKMPTCLKDFKQEGESQTPAKRVTKSIRLSRFAAHNAFHHCEQCHHYCEAGPATQLSECTFHAFTFCSSMLGEEVQLQFVIPKAKEQHFVFSQQGSHLESMRLPLVSTKNPDVFKSPIFTPTTGRQEHGLLNIFHAMEGAVHLHILVVKQFEMPQYRKYWPNHILLVLPAMFNSAGVGAARFMIKELSYHNLELERNRLEEQGVHRQDVWPFIVMMDDSCVLWNTHQTADSSETSDGTNVSLKTVLQHMENTPKISLYAMCGTRRWSSSLAGKSPSQPFSRCHLHDFVMLNVDLTQNVQYDLNRYSCEEVDFNLRVNSSGLLLCRFNCFSLLKKHIPVGGNHDFVVKPKLMEIENAAAISPSQYVCAPDSEQTLLDAPAQYLLERFLQSCSHRLFPKAVQNRNNPVLAIDSYLNISPEISVCYINSRPHSTNLNHQGLLFSGLLLYLCDSFVVSGLLKKFRFLKGATLCVICQDRSSLRQTVIRLELEDEWQFRLRDEFQTANCSEDRPLYFLTGRHV
- the greb1l gene encoding GREB1-like protein isoform X1, whose protein sequence is MGNSYAGQLKSARFEEALHNSIEASLRSSSGDPQPIFTQLYLEPESFPGNMEDTKSKADLHVGEPAGQELMNGHSSNDQEELEDDDDSDSSSPPLPYLQTAAPDDCCTLDGFCQAGKDLRLVSTATESIEVPAGFELVGAKSPSVPEHILVCAVDRRFLPDENGKNALLGFSGNCVGCGEKGFRYFTEFSNHINLKLSTQPKKQKHLKYYLVKNSQGALCKGPLICWKDCKTRQFSSSASTSKPSSSSSLSSKENGGASGHSSSPFSLSDSPDTRTMQVSSIFFGSQDLGRDCSFPKPLSSPSGNKTLPIVPTALRMNGPTNSLGVDGRPPLLSPSVVSLGPPGHVYRNADLGDSPVSTAMNSGPPKKRHRSWHPNSLVPVPPTAVPVPAIRPMACSPGSVLGVSSPQPPVTGVIQPQPVSAGETVIVPDNLLSSSGVRPVILIGHGTLPYFYGNVGDIVVSPLLVSCYNNSQLTEKTLETLGLNSSQLLCVETMILLTLQYLARLGSVQIPLREELEQIVLKAMLCCPRGPAISPTQLPWLARLESSVSGGSVQVMVTHNSLGEGIAESLRSLSEGPHNQKCLPTYVVIICASKMSGSEFCVLVLGKYQARALAEGMLTTNEFLKEISYELITGKVSILASHFKTTSLGDNLDKQLVRYQRRRKGQVIQPFHSDVTYHIHSQEAASMSPPSDRAELLCKVFQIYPTQLSVARSLLSQVCSIADSGTQNLDLGRFCKVDFLVLVPPSHILVHQTAQRIRQSGVLVDLGIEDVCTAHQKSDKYVVRLDGEVHAKMEAFMRKVKQNPYTLYVLIHDNSHVDLTSALSGSVCHGELQGLADRVVNCQEVLDAMNLLVLQVSCFPHTLQTRQSRISIHNEVHWPSNESLQGEQSPNELLYFGLRDYSSSLQWGVASPILRCDDAFEKMVHTLLERHPHLHSMVIRSYLLIQQYTEAMMALTSSPSLRDHITPETLAMVEDLINAPSREGSQGRGHMLLVRVPSLQLAMLARERLEDVRDKLGLQLCFAVLLGSPASELNLHRNFTSRLKTWRGCENGDWVPHTYEDLEGLPCIVILTGKDPLGETFPRSLKYCDLRLIDSSYLSRTALEQEVGLACTYVSMGVVQEPKNAMAPRESEGEKTTTSLNDGEELERPQSNGSAATRTSGSFPENGVSSSDVADSCQKPSTSTCPPEGAITSDISTVTLTQGFKQECDSPASQLSSNPSKAPPSLYSSSSSSSPSPSSSSTQRPSQSTQCSRDSKPARVSPRTVILSRAAYNLLAGESGSQLSSFSLLPHADVAWSSPLRPLITHNLQGAEQSIYYRQWTIARQHHADYEAPSVPHPRRLLLSGPPQVGKTGAYLQFLRILFRMLIRLLEVDVYDEEEEEEQETSEVTTLVYTQLPDIEEVQKLPFDPYPRDPKFRMASPVYTDKMPTCLKDFKQEGESQTPAKRVTKSIRLSRFAAHNAFHHCEQCHHYCEAGPATQLSECTFHAFTFCSSMLGEEVQLQFVIPKAKEQHFVFSQQGSHLESMRLPLVSTKNPDVFKSPIFTPTTGRQEHGLLNIFHAMEGAVHLHILVVKQFEMPQYRKYWPNHILLVLPAMFNSAGVGAARFMIKELSYHNLELERNRLEEQGVHRQDVWPFIVMMDDSCVLWNTHQTADSSETSDGTNVSLKTVLQHMENTPKISLYAMCGTRRWSSSLAGKSPSQPFSRCHLHDFVMLNVDLTQNVQYDLNRYSCEEVDFNLRVNSSGLLLCRFNCFSLLKKHIPVGGNHDFVVKPKLMEIENAAAISPSQYVCAPDSEQTLLDAPAQYLLERFLQSCSHRLFPKAVQNRNNPVLAIDSYLNISPEISVCYINSRPHSTNLNHQGLLFSGLLLYLCDSFVVSGLLKKFRFLKGATLCVICQDRSSLRQTVIRLELEDEWQFRLRDEFQTANCSEDRPLYFLTGRHV